The sequence TGGCCGACAGCGTGGCCGACTACGTGAATGGATCGGAGCACGCGGAAGACAGCGGCGAGGTGCTCTACCCGGGGCAGAGCGCGCTCAGGACCCGCATCGAGCAGAAACAGCATGGCATTGCCGTCGATGACGGCATCTGGGCCGAGGTGTGCTCGCTCGCACAGGCAGGCGCGCTGTCCGCTTCCTGACGCGGTGCCGGCAGGCGCCCCTCACCGGCGCGCGCAACATGCGGAAGGCATGGGCGCGAAGGTCGGTCCGATCGCAGGATAGATCGTGTTTTCATCGGGAGAACTGATCATGAAGGCGGATGTCGCGCTTGCGCTGGACGCAGGCATCGAGATGGAGCAGGAAGACGCGTTGTACCGGAAGGTGATACACAGGATCGTCCCGCTGTTCTTCATCGGGTTCATCATGTCCTATCTCGACCGGGTCAATATCGGCTTTGCGAAATTGCAGATGACGGCCGATTTCGGCCTGACGAACACGTCGTTCGCGCTCGGCGCCAGCGTGTTCTTCTGGGGCTACATGCTGTTCGAGATTCCGAGCAACCTGGTCCTCCGGCGGGTCGGCGCACGGGCGTGGATCGCGCGGATCATGATCACGTGGGGGATCGTGTCGATCCTGATGGTGTTCTCGAAGAACCCGACCGCGTTCTATTCGCTGCGCTTCCTGCTGGGTGTCTGCGAGGCCGGCTTCGTGCCGGGCGTGATGTACTACACCAATACGTGGCTGCCGGCGCGGCGCCAGAGCGGGATGTATTCGTTGTTCCTGATGGCGCTGCCGATCGCGGTGATGTTCGGCGCGCCGCTGTCGGGCGCGATCATGGACACGCTGGGCGGCGTGGCTGGCATCAAAGGATGGCAGTGGTTGTTCCTGATCGAAGGCCTGCCGTCCGTGGCGCTGGGCATCGTCATCCTGATACTGCTGCGAAACAAGCCGGCCGACGTCGACTGGCTGACGCCGAGCGAGAAGCGGATCATCGAGTCGAACGTCGCGAAGGAGGCCGCGCTCAAGTCGCATCGCGTGGCCGACGCGTTCCGATCCCCGAAAATCTATGCGCTGATCGTGGTGATGATCCTGTTCAACACGGGATTCTATGGGCTGACGTTCTGGATGCCGACGCTCTTTCACGATGCCGGGATCGCGAACAGCTTCGGTGTCGGATTGTTGACGGCGATTCCGTTTGGTGTCGCGGCGATCTGCATGTACGTGAACGCCAAGCGTGCGGAGAAATCCGGCCGCTTGCGCCGGCATGGCGTGGTGCCCGTTCTGCTGGCCTCTATCGGCCTGTTTCTCGCGACCTATGC comes from Burkholderia pyrrocinia and encodes:
- a CDS encoding MFS transporter, which encodes MFSSGELIMKADVALALDAGIEMEQEDALYRKVIHRIVPLFFIGFIMSYLDRVNIGFAKLQMTADFGLTNTSFALGASVFFWGYMLFEIPSNLVLRRVGARAWIARIMITWGIVSILMVFSKNPTAFYSLRFLLGVCEAGFVPGVMYYTNTWLPARRQSGMYSLFLMALPIAVMFGAPLSGAIMDTLGGVAGIKGWQWLFLIEGLPSVALGIVILILLRNKPADVDWLTPSEKRIIESNVAKEAALKSHRVADAFRSPKIYALIVVMILFNTGFYGLTFWMPTLFHDAGIANSFGVGLLTAIPFGVAAICMYVNAKRAEKSGRLRRHGVVPVLLASIGLFLATYAHDSFWFSLVMLTVATSGILSLMPIYWTLPGRVLSGAAAAAGLALINSCGSLSGVLGSLIIGYAGIRTGMYILAGFLLLCAVVFYRVCPSRVE